One window of Thermacetogenium phaeum DSM 12270 genomic DNA carries:
- a CDS encoding 3-isopropylmalate dehydratase large subunit, whose translation MGKTIAEKILSRKSGRDAYANDIVVADVDFRMGQDGTAPLAIRSFEKMNGESVFDPERVAFVIDHSAPSPLEGVSALHSLMRRFAKEKGITLYDVGEGVCHQLLPEKGHVGPGSLVIGADSHTCTYGALNAFATGVGSTDLAAALISGKMWFKVPETIKFICHGRLPKGVYSKDLILYLISQVTADGATYMAAEYTGEAICALSVEGRFTISNMAIEMGAKVGLMEADDKVWEWVRSHGSGEFEAVSPDPDASYAAVKEYDVSNLEPYVAKPHRVDNGVPVGEVKGTPIQQAVLGTCTNGRLEDLAVAARILHQRRVHPGVRLIVAPASRKVYLEAMETGVLQTLVRAGAAVVTPGCGPCVGTHNGIPSDGENVISTANRNFKGRMANNKAFIYLASPATVAASAVRGEITDPREFLE comes from the coding sequence TTGGGGAAAACCATAGCGGAAAAGATTCTCAGCAGGAAGAGCGGACGGGATGCCTATGCCAACGATATTGTAGTTGCCGATGTCGACTTCCGGATGGGGCAGGATGGCACGGCCCCTCTGGCCATTCGCTCTTTTGAGAAGATGAACGGGGAGAGCGTCTTTGATCCGGAGCGGGTTGCCTTTGTCATCGACCACAGTGCCCCCAGCCCTCTGGAGGGTGTTTCTGCTCTTCACAGCCTGATGCGCAGATTTGCAAAGGAAAAGGGGATAACTTTATACGACGTCGGTGAGGGTGTCTGCCATCAGCTTCTGCCGGAGAAGGGGCATGTAGGGCCGGGGTCGCTGGTGATCGGCGCGGATTCGCACACCTGTACCTACGGTGCCTTAAATGCCTTCGCCACCGGTGTCGGTTCCACCGATCTGGCAGCAGCCTTAATCTCAGGCAAGATGTGGTTCAAGGTACCCGAAACCATCAAATTCATCTGCCACGGGCGTCTTCCCAAAGGGGTCTACTCCAAGGATCTGATCCTGTACCTGATCAGCCAGGTGACCGCCGATGGTGCCACATACATGGCTGCGGAGTACACAGGAGAAGCGATCTGTGCCCTCTCTGTGGAGGGGCGTTTCACCATCTCCAACATGGCCATTGAGATGGGAGCCAAGGTCGGCCTGATGGAGGCGGACGACAAGGTCTGGGAGTGGGTACGCAGCCATGGAAGCGGGGAGTTTGAGGCCGTTAGCCCTGACCCCGATGCCAGTTATGCTGCGGTCAAGGAGTATGATGTGAGCAACCTGGAGCCCTATGTGGCCAAACCCCACAGGGTGGACAACGGAGTGCCGGTAGGGGAGGTAAAGGGCACACCCATCCAGCAGGCTGTGCTGGGGACCTGCACTAACGGCAGGCTGGAGGATCTGGCCGTGGCGGCCCGGATTCTGCACCAGCGCAGGGTTCACCCCGGTGTCCGCCTGATCGTTGCTCCCGCCTCTCGCAAAGTTTATCTGGAGGCCATGGAAACCGGAGTGCTCCAGACCCTGGTGCGCGCCGGGGCGGCGGTCGTGACCCCCGGTTGCGGCCCCTGCGTGGGCACTCATAACGGCATCCCCTCGGACGGGGAAAATGTGATTTCCACGGCGAACCGGAATTTCAAGGGGCGCATGGCCAACAATAAGGCCTTTATCTACCTGGCCTCTCCAGCCACCGTGGCTGCTTCTGCCGTCAGGGGAGAGATTACGGATCCCAGGGAGTTTCTGGAGTAA
- a CDS encoding 3-isopropylmalate dehydratase small subunit gives MELRGRAHCFGNDVNTDYIISGKYKFKTLDMKELAQHVMEDLDPDFARKVQPGDFVVAGRNFGCGSSREQAPLALLNAGVGAVLAQSFARIFYRNAINTGLPVVVCDTSSIRSGDELVVNLERGVLKNLTQGTETPIKPLPPFMLKILADGGLVEHFRKYGTFNLE, from the coding sequence ATGGAACTGCGGGGTAGGGCCCATTGCTTTGGAAACGACGTGAACACCGATTATATCATCTCCGGAAAGTATAAATTCAAGACCCTTGATATGAAGGAGCTGGCGCAGCATGTGATGGAAGACCTGGACCCGGATTTTGCCCGAAAGGTGCAGCCCGGTGATTTCGTGGTGGCCGGCCGCAACTTCGGCTGCGGTTCTTCCCGGGAACAGGCCCCCCTCGCCCTGCTCAACGCCGGTGTCGGTGCCGTGCTGGCACAGTCGTTTGCCCGGATCTTTTACAGGAATGCCATCAACACTGGGCTCCCGGTGGTGGTCTGTGACACCTCCTCCATTCGGTCGGGGGATGAGCTGGTTGTGAACCTGGAACGGGGCGTGCTCAAGAACCTGACGCAGGGGACGGAGACCCCTATCAAGCCCCTGCCCCCTTTTATGCTGAAGATCCTGGCAGATGGGGGTCTTGTGGAGCACTTCCGTAAGTACGGGACATTTAATCTGGAATAA
- a CDS encoding isocitrate/isopropylmalate dehydrogenase family protein: MKKYTITLIPGDGIGPDVTRAAQIVLDAADVGIEWEVVEAGAGVIEKYGTPLPDQVLESIRRNKVALKGPLTTPVGTGFRSVNVALRKELDLFANVRPAKNLPAVNTPYRNVDLIVVRENTEDLYAGIEHMVGKDAAESIKIITRPGSERIVRFAFELARREGRKKVTAVHKANIMKCTDGLFLEVAREVAADYPDIEFEDRIVDACSMKLVQRPEDFDVLVMPNLYGDILSDLCAGLVGGLGVAPGANIGKDYAVFEPVHGSAPKYTGMDKVNPLATILSGVMMLKHLGEREAAERVQKAVDDVLTEGKYLTYDLGGTARASEMAKAIAGRL, from the coding sequence TTGAAGAAGTATACCATTACTTTGATTCCGGGTGATGGAATAGGGCCGGATGTAACCAGAGCGGCCCAAATCGTCCTCGATGCTGCTGATGTGGGGATCGAATGGGAGGTTGTGGAAGCCGGAGCCGGTGTGATCGAAAAGTACGGCACACCCCTTCCCGATCAGGTTCTGGAATCCATCAGGAGGAACAAAGTCGCCCTCAAGGGGCCCTTGACGACACCGGTAGGCACGGGATTTCGCAGCGTCAATGTGGCACTGCGCAAGGAGCTGGACCTCTTCGCCAACGTGCGCCCGGCCAAAAACCTCCCCGCCGTCAACACCCCCTACCGCAACGTTGATCTGATTGTGGTGCGGGAAAACACCGAGGACCTTTATGCGGGTATTGAACATATGGTAGGCAAAGATGCTGCTGAGAGCATCAAGATCATCACCCGCCCCGGTTCGGAGCGGATCGTCCGCTTTGCCTTTGAACTTGCCCGGCGCGAAGGGCGCAAAAAGGTCACCGCAGTGCATAAGGCCAACATCATGAAGTGCACGGACGGCCTCTTCCTGGAGGTGGCCCGGGAGGTGGCCGCGGACTATCCGGATATCGAATTCGAGGACCGGATTGTCGATGCCTGCTCCATGAAGCTCGTTCAGAGGCCGGAGGATTTTGACGTACTGGTGATGCCCAACCTCTACGGGGACATCCTTTCCGACCTCTGCGCCGGGCTTGTCGGCGGGCTGGGTGTGGCTCCCGGTGCCAACATCGGAAAGGACTATGCCGTTTTTGAGCCGGTACACGGAAGCGCTCCAAAGTACACCGGGATGGATAAGGTGAACCCTCTGGCGACGATCCTCTCCGGGGTAATGATGCTCAAGCACCTGGGTGAGAGGGAGGCCGCTGAGCGGGTGCAAAAGGCGGTCGATGATGTCCTCACCGAGGGGAAATACCTGACCTACGACTTAGGAGGCACTGCCAGGGCATCGGAGATGGCCAAGGCGATTGCCGGGAGGCTCTGA
- a CDS encoding Ger(x)C family spore germination protein, translating into MIVLNRRTLSILLVILLLSTSGCWSRREIQTLTINSAIGIDRTTTNGRPKILLSVLTLRPTRAAGVRSGGNTGQSPETSPGQVISVTGETIQDAVRNWNMRSSRQLFMAHTVLIVIGETVAREGIGRVIDFGNRNRDIPKRAMVVVCQGQARDCLQAIPEFEPLLATEAYNILNLNKLFTSKTRGRNLLQVMYDLMTPGIETTLAFLKTFIPPEKGSTIRQGAQGAGGKESGDRNQPQQKTFSVTGVMAFRGDRAVGRLNEVETQGLMFIRDEAQGGIIPLAFNSTQDNASYLFRDVRTKVKPIVKRTGIAFQVKIKGTGELIATAPETVDITKRGDVKKMEALINREVERRCRNAVARAKGLRSDVFGFGDKLHRTHPQVWRKIENRWEETFPYVNVDIQADFSLEHSGLLTRSLKIR; encoded by the coding sequence ATGATCGTGTTGAACCGCCGAACATTGAGCATCTTACTGGTCATTTTGCTCCTTTCCACCTCCGGGTGCTGGAGCAGGAGGGAAATACAGACTCTGACCATCAATTCTGCCATCGGTATTGACCGGACCACCACCAACGGACGGCCCAAAATCCTGCTCTCCGTGCTCACGCTCAGGCCGACCCGAGCCGCCGGGGTCAGGAGCGGAGGGAACACAGGCCAGTCACCGGAAACAAGTCCCGGGCAGGTCATTTCGGTCACCGGGGAGACCATCCAGGACGCGGTGCGCAACTGGAACATGCGCTCCTCCAGGCAGCTCTTCATGGCCCATACCGTGCTTATTGTGATCGGGGAGACCGTTGCCAGAGAAGGGATCGGCCGGGTGATCGATTTCGGCAACCGCAACCGGGATATTCCCAAGCGGGCGATGGTGGTGGTCTGCCAGGGGCAGGCTCGGGACTGTCTCCAGGCCATTCCCGAGTTCGAACCGCTGCTTGCCACTGAGGCCTATAATATACTTAACCTGAATAAATTATTTACTTCGAAAACAAGGGGAAGGAATCTTCTTCAGGTGATGTACGACCTCATGACCCCCGGGATAGAAACAACCCTGGCCTTCCTGAAAACCTTCATACCACCGGAAAAAGGATCGACCATCAGGCAGGGGGCTCAAGGGGCGGGGGGAAAAGAGTCCGGTGATAGGAACCAACCCCAGCAGAAGACTTTTTCTGTGACCGGAGTTATGGCCTTCCGAGGCGATCGAGCGGTGGGGCGATTAAATGAGGTAGAAACCCAGGGGCTAATGTTCATCAGAGATGAGGCACAGGGAGGAATAATTCCACTGGCCTTCAATTCCACCCAGGATAACGCATCCTATCTCTTTCGCGATGTCCGTACCAAAGTAAAACCGATAGTCAAAAGGACGGGAATCGCCTTTCAGGTTAAAATTAAGGGAACAGGAGAATTGATAGCAACAGCACCGGAAACCGTTGATATTACAAAGAGAGGAGATGTCAAAAAAATGGAGGCTCTGATCAACCGGGAGGTGGAGCGGCGCTGCCGGAATGCCGTAGCCAGAGCCAAGGGACTAAGGTCCGATGTCTTCGGGTTCGGTGATAAACTCCACCGCACCCATCCCCAGGTTTGGAGGAAGATCGAGAACCGCTGGGAAGAGACCTTCCCTTACGTTAATGTGGATATCCAGGCAGATTTCTCCTTAGAGCACTCCGGTCTGCTCACCAGGTCACTGAAGATAAGATAG
- a CDS encoding GerAB/ArcD/ProY family transporter: protein MLDKGRITSVQLLFLLIITDAATAFLFIPAGIIQFAGRDSWLGAAVFASLFGLAVALVSIGLARRFPQQVLAEYLPEILGGIPGKILAAAYTAVFIHYTAVIVNECSTFIHVAFLRETPLTILEILIALAAVYGAYLGIEVIARQNELVWPVWLLSLFLVLLLVAKEINPDNLRPFLENGVLPVLKGSAVIGPFRGEIFLLLMLFPYLHRKREALKTAGYFLVAEAVISGTITAVIIGVFGDIVPTYMLFPIYELAWYISTAQFLERIQILIVVMWIAGVIVKMAVFYHSAAVAAAATLGLKNYRITILPIMAATVVISRVFYGTHLQLTDFLFKILPYYGPAVELLIPALILLIAIIRRKGGEKPK from the coding sequence ATGCTGGATAAGGGACGCATCACCAGCGTGCAGCTTCTCTTCCTCTTAATTATTACCGACGCTGCCACCGCTTTTCTCTTCATCCCGGCAGGAATCATCCAATTCGCCGGCCGAGACAGCTGGCTCGGCGCAGCAGTATTTGCCTCGCTATTCGGACTGGCAGTAGCCCTGGTATCTATCGGACTGGCCCGCAGGTTCCCGCAGCAGGTCTTAGCCGAGTACCTGCCGGAGATCCTGGGCGGCATCCCGGGGAAAATCCTGGCCGCCGCCTACACCGCCGTTTTCATCCACTACACCGCCGTTATCGTCAACGAGTGTTCCACTTTCATCCATGTGGCATTTTTAAGGGAAACCCCGCTGACTATCCTGGAAATCCTGATTGCCCTGGCGGCCGTCTACGGTGCCTATCTGGGCATCGAGGTCATCGCCCGGCAAAACGAACTGGTCTGGCCGGTGTGGCTTCTTTCCCTTTTCCTGGTGCTTCTTCTCGTGGCCAAGGAAATCAATCCCGATAACCTGAGGCCGTTCCTGGAAAACGGGGTCCTTCCGGTCCTCAAAGGAAGTGCGGTGATCGGCCCCTTCCGGGGAGAGATCTTCCTTTTACTCATGCTTTTCCCCTACCTCCACCGGAAACGGGAAGCACTGAAAACCGCCGGTTACTTTCTGGTTGCAGAGGCAGTCATCTCGGGAACAATAACAGCGGTAATAATAGGCGTCTTCGGCGATATCGTACCCACTTACATGCTCTTCCCCATTTATGAACTCGCCTGGTACATTTCGACGGCTCAGTTCCTGGAACGCATTCAGATTCTGATCGTGGTCATGTGGATAGCAGGAGTGATCGTCAAAATGGCCGTATTCTATCACTCCGCGGCAGTTGCCGCTGCCGCAACCCTGGGACTCAAGAACTACCGGATTACCATCCTTCCTATAATGGCAGCCACAGTGGTGATCAGCAGGGTGTTTTACGGAACCCATCTGCAGTTGACCGATTTCCTGTTCAAGATTTTGCCCTACTACGGGCCGGCGGTGGAACTCTTGATACCCGCCCTGATTTTATTAATCGCCATCATCCGCAGGAAAGGTGGAGAGAAACCCAAATGA
- a CDS encoding spore germination protein, whose product MIAFLKWLGKIIRRLTGAAAGYSLQPGDPGYQERRTITSNLDQNLKVITEIFALSDDLMVRRVIIGRGRQRVQAAIVYLDPLIDQANLQQGLMHSLLTVERLPSAGISSDWMIKNVLSHGRVIEKSRWVEITDEINRGAVCLLVNGLDKALLIRIAEKISRQVDQPVAETVVKGPQDGFNENVRTNIALLRKRLRTSRLAVENLEVGALTKTEVKLVYLKGYASEGLIAEIKERLRRIRVDGIVDSGQVEELIQDEAYSLFSTLVITERPDRVAAQLLEGKAALIFDNTPFALIIPGTLVAHIQSPQDYYDRYWYSSFIRILRWGAVLVALLGPSIYIAIVTFHQELLPTLLLTTIIISREGVPFPALVEALLMEITLEVLREAGLRLPRSFGQTISIVGAIVIGQTAVNAGLVSPAMVIAVAVTAIANFAIPSPSLANTIRVLRFSFMLLAASFGLIGILVGFSALTFHLCSLRSFGVPYLSSLAPASFSDLKDTFLRLPSWSMRVRPRHTGFNEPRRQNSGQKPSPPAVRGETSAGKRRNN is encoded by the coding sequence ATGATTGCCTTTCTGAAATGGCTTGGTAAAATTATCAGGCGTCTGACAGGCGCGGCTGCCGGGTACTCTCTCCAACCGGGCGATCCCGGTTACCAGGAGAGGCGCACCATCACTTCCAATCTGGATCAAAACCTGAAAGTGATCACCGAAATCTTCGCTCTCAGCGACGACCTGATGGTCCGCCGGGTTATCATCGGAAGAGGAAGACAACGCGTCCAGGCGGCAATCGTTTACCTGGATCCGTTGATCGATCAGGCTAACCTTCAGCAGGGTCTGATGCATTCACTGCTGACCGTAGAACGGCTCCCCAGCGCCGGAATCAGTTCCGACTGGATGATTAAAAATGTCCTTTCCCACGGCAGGGTCATTGAAAAAAGCAGATGGGTGGAAATAACCGACGAGATCAACCGCGGCGCGGTGTGCCTTTTGGTGAACGGATTGGACAAAGCACTGCTTATCAGAATTGCCGAAAAAATAAGCCGCCAGGTAGACCAGCCCGTCGCAGAAACGGTGGTCAAAGGGCCTCAGGACGGCTTCAATGAAAATGTGCGCACCAACATCGCCCTATTGCGCAAACGCCTGCGCACCTCCCGCCTTGCCGTGGAAAACCTGGAAGTGGGCGCACTGACCAAAACCGAGGTCAAGCTCGTTTACCTGAAAGGCTATGCCTCCGAAGGGTTGATTGCCGAAATCAAGGAACGCCTCCGGCGCATCAGGGTTGACGGGATCGTCGACAGCGGCCAGGTGGAGGAGTTGATTCAGGACGAGGCCTACAGTCTGTTCAGCACTTTGGTAATTACTGAGAGGCCGGACAGGGTCGCAGCCCAACTTTTGGAGGGAAAGGCGGCTTTAATATTCGACAACACACCTTTTGCCCTGATCATCCCCGGTACCCTGGTCGCTCATATACAAAGCCCACAGGACTACTATGACCGCTACTGGTACAGTTCCTTTATCAGGATTCTCCGCTGGGGAGCAGTCCTGGTGGCGCTGCTCGGCCCCTCGATCTACATCGCCATTGTCACCTTTCACCAAGAGCTGCTGCCTACACTCCTGTTAACCACCATCATAATTTCCCGGGAAGGAGTGCCTTTCCCCGCTCTGGTGGAGGCCCTGCTGATGGAAATCACCCTGGAAGTACTGAGAGAAGCGGGGCTCCGCCTCCCCCGCTCATTTGGTCAGACCATCAGCATCGTCGGCGCCATCGTCATCGGCCAGACGGCCGTCAATGCAGGGCTGGTATCACCTGCAATGGTGATTGCGGTTGCTGTAACGGCAATCGCCAATTTCGCCATCCCCTCGCCGAGCCTGGCCAACACCATCCGCGTCCTGCGCTTCTCTTTTATGCTCCTGGCGGCCTCCTTCGGCTTGATCGGCATACTCGTGGGCTTTTCCGCCCTGACCTTTCACCTCTGTTCCCTGCGCTCCTTCGGTGTTCCTTATCTGTCCTCTCTGGCGCCGGCGTCTTTCAGTGATTTGAAAGACACCTTCCTCCGTCTTCCCTCTTGGAGTATGCGCGTCCGGCCGCGCCACACCGGTTTTAACGAGCCCCGGCGGCAGAACTCCGGCCAAAAACCAAGCCCACCTGCCGTAAGAGGTGAAACCTCTGCCGGGAAAAGGAGAAATAATTGA
- a CDS encoding carbohydrate-binding protein produces MSCLPRQKSGREARSQPLARQGAARRKEREVEIEGGVTVSPVPLTLGERVTIRYKGRLAQSGASQIYLHRGYGPAHSWTSVADIPMEKSNGSWEARFEVHDGSRLNFCFRDHAGNWDNNNGRDWSLEVHTGERP; encoded by the coding sequence GTGAGTTGCTTGCCCAGGCAGAAATCTGGACGAGAAGCCCGATCTCAACCACTTGCCCGTCAGGGTGCCGCCCGGCGCAAGGAAAGGGAGGTAGAAATCGAAGGGGGTGTCACCGTCTCGCCTGTTCCCCTCACCCTGGGAGAGCGGGTGACGATAAGGTACAAGGGGCGGCTGGCGCAATCGGGGGCGAGCCAGATCTATCTGCACAGGGGGTATGGTCCGGCACACAGCTGGACTTCTGTTGCCGACATCCCCATGGAAAAGAGCAATGGCTCATGGGAGGCCCGCTTCGAGGTGCATGACGGGAGCAGGCTTAACTTTTGTTTCAGGGATCATGCCGGGAACTGGGACAACAACAACGGCCGGGACTGGAGCCTGGAGGTTCATACGGGAGAGCGGCCTTAA
- a CDS encoding glycosyltransferase family 4 protein, with amino-acid sequence MRVLMLSWEYPPRSVGGLAQHVYDLTNALAAAGEEIHLITLGGGGAGEREDVNGVHVYRVQPYNLSAPDFLTWILQLNMSMVEYAVPLVNSLAALDLVHAHDWLVAYAGRLLKHAYKIPLIATIHATEYGRNQGLHNDLQRYISDVEWWLTYEAWRVIVCSRYMERELLRIFQLPADKIRVIPNGVDLSRYRKRDGEHLSRNSFAAPDEKIVFYVGRLVQEKGAHILLEAVPKVLQHYSKTKFVISGKGPALDYLKDRARDMDVYDRIYFTGYIDDATRDFLYREADVAVFPSLYEPFGMVALEAMAARTPVVVADVGGLAEIVEHEVNGLKCYPGNPNSLADNILRLLYDPKLAERLAERAYRDLRQQYTWEEIAHKTREVYEEVYDDYEASAWKTDSRKSGVDMLKRMRKEIIETGRYAFPGYLLPERTRGDFKKDEAGGGYH; translated from the coding sequence ATGCGGGTTTTAATGCTTTCCTGGGAGTACCCCCCGCGCAGCGTAGGGGGGCTCGCTCAGCATGTTTATGATCTGACGAACGCCCTGGCAGCGGCGGGAGAGGAGATCCACCTGATTACCCTGGGAGGGGGTGGAGCCGGGGAGAGGGAAGATGTCAACGGTGTCCATGTCTACCGGGTGCAGCCCTACAACCTCTCTGCACCCGATTTCCTTACCTGGATCCTGCAGCTGAACATGAGTATGGTGGAGTACGCCGTACCCCTGGTGAACTCCCTGGCCGCTCTCGACCTGGTGCATGCCCATGACTGGCTGGTGGCCTATGCCGGGAGGCTTCTCAAACACGCTTACAAGATACCGCTGATTGCCACCATCCATGCCACCGAGTACGGGCGCAATCAGGGATTGCACAACGACCTTCAGCGCTATATCAGCGATGTGGAGTGGTGGCTGACCTATGAGGCCTGGCGGGTGATCGTCTGCAGCCGCTATATGGAAAGGGAACTTCTGCGGATCTTCCAGCTGCCTGCGGACAAGATCCGGGTCATCCCCAACGGGGTCGATCTCAGCCGTTACCGGAAAAGGGATGGGGAGCATTTATCCAGGAATTCTTTTGCGGCTCCCGATGAAAAGATCGTCTTTTACGTGGGCAGGCTGGTTCAAGAGAAGGGGGCGCACATCCTCCTGGAAGCCGTTCCCAAGGTGCTTCAACACTATTCCAAGACCAAGTTCGTCATCTCCGGGAAGGGGCCCGCCCTGGATTATCTGAAGGACAGGGCGCGGGACATGGATGTCTACGACCGGATCTATTTCACCGGTTACATCGATGACGCCACGCGGGACTTTCTTTACAGGGAGGCGGATGTGGCCGTCTTCCCCAGCCTCTACGAGCCCTTCGGGATGGTTGCCCTGGAGGCCATGGCCGCCCGGACTCCGGTTGTGGTGGCGGATGTAGGCGGGCTGGCGGAGATAGTCGAGCATGAGGTCAACGGGCTCAAGTGCTACCCGGGAAATCCCAACTCTCTTGCCGACAATATCCTGCGCCTCCTCTATGACCCGAAGCTGGCGGAAAGGCTGGCGGAGCGCGCCTATCGGGACTTGCGCCAGCAGTACACCTGGGAGGAGATTGCCCATAAAACCAGGGAGGTTTATGAAGAGGTTTACGACGACTATGAGGCGAGTGCCTGGAAAACCGATTCCCGGAAGTCCGGGGTGGATATGCTCAAAAGGATGCGGAAGGAGATCATAGAAACGGGCAGGTACGCCTTCCCCGGCTACCTGCTCCCGGAGAGAACGAGAGGAGATTTCAAAAAAGATGAGGCAGGAGGGGGATACCATTGA